From one Humulus lupulus chromosome 8, drHumLupu1.1, whole genome shotgun sequence genomic stretch:
- the LOC133795130 gene encoding LOW QUALITY PROTEIN: DNA-repair protein XRCC1 (The sequence of the model RefSeq protein was modified relative to this genomic sequence to represent the inferred CDS: inserted 1 base in 1 codon; substituted 1 base at 1 genomic stop codon), which produces LVFIESGLSACLFFLGHLKLAKTNLKSQLCYCQDGVVFVLSGFVNPELSILQSLTLEMGAEYRPDWNSGCTLLVCAFSNTLKFRQVQADCGTIVSKEXISKCHSQKKLLDIDSYLMHAGKPWRRSSVVHEASKESKESPPRGSQKKDGGSTLKXTAAAVLKNKDSNLAKAHLSPSKVKKWAIDDLDNTISWLESQEEKPELSEIKKIAAEGILTCLQDAIDALEQKQVILKITEEWKFVPRVVKELAKLEEMGDNGASISKGDLYRQAMECKRAYEVEFGSLEN; this is translated from the exons CTAGTCTTTATTGAATCTGGTTTATCAGCTTGCCTTTTCTTTTTAGGTCATTTGAAATTGGCAAAAACTAATTTGAAATCACAATTGTGTTATTGTCAAGATGGGGTAGTGTTTGTGCTATCTGGGTTTGTCAATCCCGAGCTTAGTATTTTGCAATCGCTGACTTTGGAGATGGGAGCTGAGTACCGGCCTGACTGGAACTCAGGTTGCACACTCTTAGTTTGTGCATTTTCTAATACCCTGAAGTTTCGACAAGTTCAGGCTGATTGTGGGACTATTGTTTCAAAG GAATGAATATCGAAATGTCATTCACAGAAGAAACTTCTTGACATTGATAGTTACCTGATGCATGCTGGGAAACCATGGCGTAGAAGCAGTGTTGTGCATGAAGCCAGTAAAG AATCAAAAGAATCCCCACCTAGAGGATCTCAGAAGAAAGATGGAGGATCCACTCTAA CAACTGCAGCAGCTGTTTTGAAG AACAAGGATTCTAATCTTGCCAAAGCACACTTGTCTCCTTCCAAAGTGAAGAAATGGGCAATTGATGATTTGGACAATACAATTTCCTGGCTGGAGAGTCAAGAAGAAAAAC CAGAGCTGAGTGAGATAAAGAAAATAGCAGCTGAAGGGATTTTAACTTGTTTGCAAGATGCCATTGATGCTCTTGAACAAAAGCAGGTAATATT GAAAATAACTGAAGAATGGAAATTCGTCCCTCGAGTGGTGAAAGAGCTAGCAAAACTGGAGGAAATGGGAGACAATGGCGCCTCGATATCAAAGGGAGATCTTTACAGGCAAGCTATGGAGTGCAAAAGGGCTTATGAGGTGGAATTTGGTAGTTTAGAAAATTAG